The DNA region ATTCTCGCGACAACTATCTCAAGATCGCCCGCTCCCCCGCCTCCATCGGCAGCATGATCAGCTTCACCGTGGAAAACCTCGCGGAGTTCTACGACCGCCTCAGCCTCCCCAAAGGCCCCAGCTTCGGCATGAAGACCAGCCTCATATGCCCCTTCATCTACCTCGCGCACTATGATCTGGTGACGAGTGAACACGGCCGCGCTCAACTCGCCGCCGCCGGCCTCGACCCCGAACTCCTCCGCCTCTCCATCGGCTCCGAACCCGCCGACGACATCATCGCCGCCCTCGCCGAAGCCCTCGCCTGACCGCAGGATCGAAAACATGGCCGGCCCTACCTGCACGCTCGCCATCAAAGCCATCCCCAACGCGCCGCGCACCGAGATCGCGGGCAGGCTCGGCGACGCGCTTAAAATCAAAGTCCACGCCCCCGCCCTCGAAGGCCGCGCCAACGACGAGCTTTGCGCCTTCCTCGCCGAAAAACTCGGCCTCCCCAAACGCGCCGTCACTCTCCTCCAAGGCGAAAAGTCCCGCCACAAGCTAGTCCACATCGCCGGCCGCTCCTCCGCCGACGTGAAACGCCAGCTCGCCTGATCAACCCACCGCCACCCGCGTCAGCCGCGCAAACCGCCACGCCAGAAACACCGCCGCAAACGCCAGCCCCGCCGCTAGCGCGCCCCAGACACCCAGCGGCCCCACCCCGCGCACGCCGAGAAAATATCCGCCCGGCAGCGCCAGCATCCAGTAAGCGACAAACGTGATCGCCGTCGGCACCTTCACATCCGTCAGCCCGCGCAAAGCCCCGCCCGCCACCACCTGCGCGCCGTCGAAAAGCTGGAACACCGCCGCCACCAGCAACAACTTCGCCGCCAGCGCCACCACCGCCGTATCCGCTGAAAACAGACGCGCAATCGCCTCCCCCGCGAACCCAAATGCCGTGGCGAAAACCAGCACGAACACGCTCGACATCCCCAGCGCCCCAAACCCGATCGCCCGCAGCGCCTCGCGCCGCCCCTCGCCGATCGCATTGCTCACCCGCATGCTCGCTGCCGTCGAAAGCCCGAGCGGAAACATGAAGGCAAACGCCGCGCAGCTCAGCGCCACCTGGTGAGCCGCCAGCGCCGTCGCCCCCAGCCACCCCATCATCAACGCCGCCGCGCCAAACGCCCCCGCCTCAAACAACATCGCCCCACCCGCCGGCAGCCCCATCCGCCACAGCGCGCGAAACCGCTCGCGCTCCCACTTCCCATTCACCGCCGCCGCGCGCACCGCCGACAACGCCTTCGCCCGCCGCAGCCACATCGCAATCGCCACCACCGCCGCCGTCCGCGCGATCAACGTCGCCACACCCGAACCGGTCAGCCCCATCGCTGGCGCGCCCAGATGCCCCCAGATAAACATCCAGTTGAGTAACGCATTCAGCGCTACATCCACCAGCATGATCATCATCGGCACCCACGGATGCCCGAGCGACTCCGCGAACTGACGCTGCACTTGAAAAAACAACGTCGGCACCAGTGACGCCGCGATCAGCAGATAAAACGGCGTCATGATCGCCACCACCTCCGGCGGCTGCCCGAAACGATCCAGCTGCGTCACGAGCAGCGCCATCAACGCCACCCCGACCGCACTCACCGCCAGCGCCACCATCCGGCCGTGCCGCAACCACGCCGCGCATCCGCGCAAATCCCCCGCCCCAAACTCCCGTGCCGAGAACACACCCACCGGAATCAGCAACCCGATTCCCACGATAAAAAATACGCCGAACACACTGTGCGTAAACGCCGCCGCCGCCAACGGCACCGTCCCCACGCGCCCGATCAACGCCGTATCCGTGATCCCGATCAGCATCTGCCCCACCTGTCCGACGATGATCGGAAAAGCCAGTGCCAGCGTGCGCCGGCTTTCTTGGATGAGAAGTGTGGACGACAAGCACCCGACACTGATCAAAACCCGCTCAAAAGAAACCTCCGGATTTTTATCCCGACCCGTACCGGATGACTGCTCATCGCCAGGCCCATTGAGGAAGTCGTCTTTCGACGCAGCACCGAAAGCCTATTCCCCGGCCATACAGGTTAGAGCAGTTCAAATAAAGTCATGACCGTATCCTGGAGGGACAACCTCCGTGCCGTCCACGGTCGCCACGAAGCCCGGCTCTTCACCCGCGCAACCATGACTTTTCTGAAAAGGCTATAACCGCCATTCCCGCTGCGAATCGCTGACTGCCAGTCCGCAGCGCGGACCGCAAAACGGGTGAAAACGCGCTCCTGATCGGGAGTCGAGTAGGGGGCGCACCCCAGGCTGTTTCCTTTGATTCCTCAGAGGGCGTGACCGGGCTTGTGAGTGGCAACGAGGCCGCAATGGCTGTAGTCATGACCACCGCATCCACTGTCGCCACCACGCCCAAAAAGACCTCCCGTGTTTTTCACGCGATCTGGATTACGGCGGCGATCCTGTTCGTCACCTCGCCAGATGGCGAAGGCGCAACCAAGAGCGTACCCGCTCGCGAACTCGCTGCGTGGTTTCTGGGTCAGTGATTCACTCCCGCCAAATCGAGTAATATCTCGTTCCTGAGTTGCAGGTACATGGACGCAAAAAAGGCCGCTCTTAAGCGGCCTTTTTTATGGAGCGAAAAGCTCTCTTCAGTTCGTCACGTCAAACGTGGTGCTGCGCTCACGGATGGGCAGGTAAACTTTGTACCACTCTTTTTGCGCATCGCTGCCGGTGTAGTCCTTGAGCGCCTGTTCACTCGCGAACTCCATCGCGATCGCGTGCGTGCGGTCGCCCTGGGCTTTGATCGTTTTGGCCCACACGCGAGTGATCCCTTTGTAGGCGGACGGAAGTTTCTGCGCGCCGTCGAGTGCCGCCTGAATCTGTTCCGGTTTCGCATCGGCTTTCCAGGACACGGTAACCACATGCATGACCGATTTGGGAGCGGCCTCGGATTGTGCGGACGCATGCACTGCACTGAAGGCGAGAAGCCCGGCAGCAAGGAGGGTAACGAGGAATTTCTTCATGTGTAGTAGGTGACTGTTATTAGGTGCCTGCCGGTGATTGGACGATCCATCAACGCAAGAAGGCTTTTGGGAGTTCCATCTGCATATCGACTCCGGTGGCTCCGAAATGTCCAGCCCGGCGCTCCGATGCCAAGAACGTTCACCCTGAAGCGTCCGATCCCCTCCATGTGGCGCAACTCAAAAGCCAGCAGCGTGGCCGAATCAGAGACCAGTCACTCATGCGCGCCCTGTTCAATGAACCCAAAGAGCCAATACAGAGCCGGACATTGCTGCGGCTTCACGCCTTCGATCTCTTCGTGTGTGCAAATTTTCTACGCTATACACACCGGGAGACCTCGCGCATCACTCCGCCGAGAACTCACAGCCATGAGTGAGGAGGAGGAGGTAAGCTTTTGGAGCGGCTGGACAGAATCGAACTGACGATACCTCTTTGGAAGAGAGGAGTTTTACCACTAAACTACAGCCGCTAAAAATTGCTGCCGGGAGCTTCGCCCACGACGACTACCGGTCAAGCCTTCGCTCGCAAGTTCGCCCTCAAAACCCTCGCGCGCCGGGCAAAATCACGCTCGCACACTGATGGTTTAATAGCGCCACCACCCCGCTCCCAACACCCCCGACACGAACGTCCGCCACCACTGCGGCAGCCACGACGACTTCCGCAAACTCATGCGATGCAAGCCTTCGGCAAATCCAGAATCGTGTTTTTTTAACAAGCTAAAGCAGGGAATGAAGTTGCGACACTTTTGTGCCGACATTTCTTGGACACCATCATGGCTTTCATCTCCTCGGCCCCCGCTTCAAAGGGCAACCTCCGCCCCAGCCAGCAATCAGCACGCCCCAACGTCCGGGTCGCACAAAACCTCGCCAAACAAAAGTCCCTCGAGAAAAAAGCGCAGAACTACAAGCTGCCACTCGGCGAACTCGCCATCTTCACCCAGCAGCTCGCCTCGCTCCTCACGGCCGGTCTCCCACTCGTGCAATGTCTCGAAGCGCTCCAGGAGCAGACCGAGGATCCGGTCTTCCGCATTATCATCCGCGAAGTGCGCACCGAGATCTCCGCCGGTAACTCCTTCTCCCTGGCGGTCAAAAAATTTCCCCGCTCCTTCAACTCGCTCTTCATCTCCATGATCGAAGCCGGTGAAGCCTCGGGCGCGCTCGCCGAAATTCTCGGCAAAGTCGCCGCCTACTTTGAAGCCAGCGTGAAGCTGTCCAAAAAGGTGAAGTCTGCCATGACCTACCCGATCGCCGTCATCGGCCTCGCCGTGGTCCTCGTCAACGTCCTGCTCATCTTCGTCATTCCCGTTTTCTCAAAGATGTTCTCTGAGTTCGGCAAAGCCCTGCCGCTTCCCACCCAATTACTGATTGATGTCTCCA from Nibricoccus aquaticus includes:
- a CDS encoding DUF167 domain-containing protein codes for the protein MAGPTCTLAIKAIPNAPRTEIAGRLGDALKIKVHAPALEGRANDELCAFLAEKLGLPKRAVTLLQGEKSRHKLVHIAGRSSADVKRQLA
- a CDS encoding MATE family efflux transporter → MSSTLLIQESRRTLALAFPIIVGQVGQMLIGITDTALIGRVGTVPLAAAAFTHSVFGVFFIVGIGLLIPVGVFSAREFGAGDLRGCAAWLRHGRMVALAVSAVGVALMALLVTQLDRFGQPPEVVAIMTPFYLLIAASLVPTLFFQVQRQFAESLGHPWVPMMIMLVDVALNALLNWMFIWGHLGAPAMGLTGSGVATLIARTAAVVAIAMWLRRAKALSAVRAAAVNGKWERERFRALWRMGLPAGGAMLFEAGAFGAAALMMGWLGATALAAHQVALSCAAFAFMFPLGLSTAASMRVSNAIGEGRREALRAIGFGALGMSSVFVLVFATAFGFAGEAIARLFSADTAVVALAAKLLLVAAVFQLFDGAQVVAGGALRGLTDVKVPTAITFVAYWMLALPGGYFLGVRGVGPLGVWGALAAGLAFAAVFLAWRFARLTRVAVG
- a CDS encoding Dabb family protein encodes the protein MKKFLVTLLAAGLLAFSAVHASAQSEAAPKSVMHVVTVSWKADAKPEQIQAALDGAQKLPSAYKGITRVWAKTIKAQGDRTHAIAMEFASEQALKDYTGSDAQKEWYKVYLPIRERSTTFDVTN
- a CDS encoding type II secretion system F family protein, coding for MAFISSAPASKGNLRPSQQSARPNVRVAQNLAKQKSLEKKAQNYKLPLGELAIFTQQLASLLTAGLPLVQCLEALQEQTEDPVFRIIIREVRTEISAGNSFSLAVKKFPRSFNSLFISMIEAGEASGALAEILGKVAAYFEASVKLSKKVKSAMTYPIAVIGLAVVLVNVLLIFVIPVFSKMFSEFGKALPLPTQLLIDVSNFLRGWGGLGTLIAIVAIVIAVQKYIATPVGRSQKDHLLVRAPIFGNLIHKIALSRFCRTYATLIRSGVPILRTLEIVSAASDKVQIEAACVDIAKFVSQGGQVSEVIAANSFFPPMMKHMIKAGETTGNVDGMMGKIADFYDTEVDATTAALTSLIEPLLIVFLGVVVGGIVMAMFLPIFNLAGVAGG